One Miscanthus floridulus cultivar M001 chromosome 11, ASM1932011v1, whole genome shotgun sequence DNA window includes the following coding sequences:
- the LOC136491797 gene encoding uncharacterized mitochondrial protein AtMg00810-like: MLGELGFQRCATKHALYTRRRGKEELIFGMYVDDLIVTGMRTEDINSFKREMTARFRMSDLGTLSDYLGIEVRQGKEELTLGQSAYASKLLERSGMTECKSCVTLMEERLKVTKASTTAKQEKAAPKRPPAVIL; this comes from the exons atgctgggcgagcttgggtttcagagGTGCGCAAccaagcacgcgctctacacgcgacgacgggggaaggaggagctcatcttcggcatgtatgtggatgacttgatcgtcaccggcatGCGCACGGAGGACATtaacagcttcaagcgcgagatgacggctcgttttcgaatgagcgatctcggcacaCTCTCCgactaccttggcatagaggtgagacaggggaaggaggaactcacgctcggtcagagcgcgtatgcctccaagctattgGAAAGGAGCGGCATGACTGAGTGCAAGTCATGcgtgactctgatggaggagcggctgaaggtgacgaaggccagcaccacggcgaag caagagaaggcggcgccgaaaaggccccctgctgtgatactgtag